In Helianthus annuus cultivar XRQ/B chromosome 8, HanXRQr2.0-SUNRISE, whole genome shotgun sequence, a single genomic region encodes these proteins:
- the LOC110873019 gene encoding alcohol dehydrogenase 2, which translates to MSTTTGQVIRCKAAVAWEAGKPLVIEEVEVAPPQKMEVRIKILFTSLCHTDVYFWEAKGQNPVFPRILGHEAGGVVESVGEGVTDLEPGDHVLPVFTGECKECAHCKSEESNMCDLLRINTDRGVMLHDQKSRFSINGNPIFHFVGTSTFSEYTVVHVGCLAKINPHAPLDKVCVLSCGISTGLGATLNVAKPKKGSSVAVFGLGAVGLAAAEGARISGASRIIGVDLNANRFELAKKFGVTEFVNPKDYKKPVQEVIAEMTNGGVDRSVECTGHVDAMISAFECVHDGWGVAVLVGVPHKDAVFKTNPMNLLNERTLKGTFFGNYKPRSDIPSVVEKYMNKELELEKFITHEVPFSEINKAFDLMHKGEGLRCIIRMDA; encoded by the exons ATGTCGACCACTACAGGCCAAGTTATTCGATGCAAAG CTGCTGTGGCGTGGGAAGCCGGAAAACCGCTGGTGATCGAAGAAGTGGAGGTGGCGCCACCGCAGAAAATGGAAGTCCGGATTAAGATCCTCTTCACTTCCCTTTGCCACACTGATGTTTACTTCTGGGAAGCCaaa GGACAAAATCCTGTATTCCCAAGAATTTTAGGACATGAAGCTGGAGG GGTTGTGGAGAGTGTTGGGGAAGGAGTGACTGATCTAGAGCCCGGGGATCATGTGCTCCCTGTTTTCACTGGAGAATGCAAAGAGTGTGCTCACTGTAAGTCCGAAGAGAGCAACATGTGTGACCTTCTCAGGATCAACACCGACAGGGGTGTCATGCTTCACGATCAAAAATCTCGATTTTCGATTAATGGCAACCCAATCTTCCATTTTGTGGGGACTTCTACTTTCAGCGAGTACACGGTTGTTCATGTTGGCTGTCTTGCAAAGATCAACCCTCATGCTCCTCTTGATAAAGTTTGTGTCCTCAGCTGTGGGATCTCCACAG GGCTAGGAGCTACTCTGAATGTTGCAAAACCAAAAAAGGGCTCTTCGGTGGCGGTTTTCGGTCTGGGAGCTGTGGGACTTGCT GCTGCTGAAGGTGCAAGAATTTCTGGGGCTTCAAGGATCATTGGTGTTGATCTCAATGCCAATAGATTTGAGCTTG caaagaaaTTCGGGGTTACAGAGTTTGTGAACCCAAAAGATTATAAGAAGCCAGTGCAAGAAGTGATTGCAGAGATGACAAATGGAGGAGTTGACAGGAGTGTTGAATGCACTGGTCATGTTGATGCTATGATCTCTGCTTTTGAATGTGTTCATGAT GGTTGGGGTGTTGCTGTTCTTGTAGGTGTTCCACACAAAGATGCTGTGTTCAAGACCAATCCCATGAATCTGTTGAACGAAAGGACTTTGAAGGGGACCTTCTTTGGAAACTATAAACCGCGATCTGACATTCCTTCGGTTGTCGAAAAGTATATGAACAAG gaaCTTGAGTTGGAGAAGTTCATAACACATGAAGTTCCGTTTTCAGAGATCAATAAGGCCTTTGACTTGATGCATAAAGGTGAAGGTCTTCGTTGCATCATTCGAATGGATGCCTAA